A part of Desulfobulbaceae bacterium DB1 genomic DNA contains:
- a CDS encoding ornithine carbamoyltransferase: protein MAKHLLSLGDFDKEQLYSYIKRALKLKEESRQGIGHSRLAGKVIGMIFEKPSTRTRVSFESAMYGLGGQVIYLSGRDTQLARNEPLKDMARVMSRYVHCIVVRTFGQEVVEELGRYAAVPVINALTDLFHPCQILSDIMTVEEVKGEISGLKIAWVGDGNNMANSWIQAAGRMGFELTLACPAGYDPDPAVLAAAVRGAKKPIVVVRDPFEAVRDADIINCDVWASMGQEEEQNERIAVFQPYQVNGKLLAAAKPDATVLHCLPAHRGEEITDEVLEGPQCCAFDQAENKMHIHKAILEQHILAAG from the coding sequence ATGGCAAAGCATCTTCTGAGCTTAGGTGATTTCGATAAGGAACAACTCTACTCCTACATAAAGCGGGCGTTGAAGCTGAAAGAGGAGTCCCGACAGGGCATCGGCCACAGCCGGCTTGCCGGCAAGGTTATCGGCATGATTTTCGAAAAACCCTCGACCCGCACCCGGGTATCATTCGAGTCGGCCATGTACGGCCTGGGCGGCCAGGTCATTTATCTCTCCGGCCGTGACACCCAGCTGGCCCGCAATGAGCCGTTGAAAGACATGGCCCGCGTCATGTCTCGTTATGTGCACTGCATTGTGGTGCGCACCTTCGGCCAGGAGGTGGTGGAGGAGCTGGGCCGCTATGCCGCGGTGCCGGTGATTAACGCCTTGACCGATCTTTTCCATCCCTGCCAGATTTTAAGCGATATCATGACGGTGGAAGAGGTGAAAGGCGAGATCAGCGGGCTGAAAATAGCCTGGGTCGGTGACGGCAACAATATGGCCAACAGTTGGATTCAGGCGGCCGGGCGCATGGGATTTGAGCTGACGCTGGCCTGTCCGGCAGGCTATGACCCTGATCCGGCTGTCCTCGCCGCCGCGGTGCGGGGAGCGAAAAAACCCATTGTCGTGGTGCGCGATCCCTTTGAGGCGGTGCGGGATGCCGACATCATCAACTGCGATGTGTGGGCCAGCATGGGCCAGGAGGAAGAGCAGAATGAACGCATTGCCGTTTTTCAGCCCTACCAGGTGAACGGCAAACTGTTGGCCGCCGCCAAACCGGACGCCACGGTGCTGCACTGCCTGCCCGCGCATCGCGGTGAAGAAATCACCGACGAGGTGCTGGAGGGACCCCAGTGCTGCGCTTTCGACCAGGCGGAAAACAAGATGCACATTCACAAGGCGATTCTGGAACAACATATCCTGGCAGCAGGTTAA
- a CDS encoding argininosuccinate lyase yields the protein MSNETKLWGGRFAEKTAASVEAFTASIHYDCRLYKQDIAGSLAHAKMLVRQGLISAEEGERIRVGLLEIEREIEQGVFAFKPELEDIHMNIEKVLVDKVGPAGAKLHTARSRNDQINLDLRLYLREETDRLVALLGDVRASFVRLARRYLGAVMPGYTHLQRAQPVLISHHMLAYYEMFGRDRERLLDCAKRINVLPLGAAALAGTGLPIDREFVARELGFPKVTANSMDTVGDRDFAVEFVSACTLIQLHLSRLAEELVLWSTDEFRFVELADSFCTGSSIMPQKKNPDIPELIRGKSGRVVGNLISLITMLKGLPLTYNRDLQEDKEPVFDTLDTVSRELAITAELLANMKFNTARLEDATKTGFMTATDLADYLVVKNIPFRQAHAIVGRTVAYCVKQKKELIDLSLDELQQFSEVIEEDVFHVLSVKGSVDSRRSMGGTSISRVREALALAEKELGIDA from the coding sequence ATGTCAAACGAAACGAAACTGTGGGGCGGCCGTTTTGCCGAAAAAACCGCTGCCTCGGTGGAGGCCTTCACCGCCTCCATCCATTATGACTGCAGGCTCTACAAACAGGATATCGCCGGCAGTCTGGCCCACGCCAAGATGCTGGTCCGGCAGGGACTGATCTCCGCCGAAGAAGGAGAGCGGATTCGGGTCGGGCTCCTTGAGATTGAACGGGAAATCGAGCAGGGCGTCTTTGCATTCAAACCGGAACTTGAGGATATTCATATGAATATCGAGAAGGTTCTGGTGGATAAGGTGGGCCCGGCCGGGGCAAAACTGCACACCGCCCGCAGCAGGAATGACCAGATCAATCTTGACCTTCGCCTTTATCTGCGCGAAGAAACGGACCGACTGGTTGCGCTGCTCGGCGACGTGCGCGCCTCCTTTGTCCGTCTTGCCCGACGCTACCTGGGCGCCGTGATGCCGGGGTATACCCATCTGCAGCGAGCCCAGCCGGTGCTTATTTCCCATCACATGCTGGCCTATTATGAAATGTTCGGTCGTGACCGGGAGCGGCTGCTTGACTGCGCGAAAAGAATCAATGTGTTGCCCCTTGGCGCGGCCGCTTTGGCCGGTACCGGGCTGCCCATTGACCGGGAATTTGTCGCCCGTGAGCTCGGTTTTCCCAAGGTCACGGCCAACAGCATGGACACGGTGGGCGATCGCGACTTTGCCGTGGAGTTTGTTTCCGCCTGTACCCTGATTCAGCTCCACCTGAGCCGTCTGGCCGAGGAACTTGTTCTTTGGTCCACCGATGAATTCCGCTTTGTCGAACTGGCCGACAGCTTCTGCACCGGCAGCAGCATCATGCCCCAGAAGAAGAACCCCGATATTCCCGAACTGATCCGCGGCAAAAGCGGTCGGGTGGTGGGCAATCTGATATCGCTGATTACCATGTTGAAGGGGTTGCCGCTGACCTATAACCGCGATCTGCAGGAGGACAAGGAACCTGTTTTCGACACGCTCGACACGGTTTCCCGGGAATTGGCCATTACCGCCGAACTGCTCGCCAACATGAAGTTCAATACCGCCCGGCTGGAAGATGCCACCAAAACCGGCTTCATGACCGCGACCGATCTGGCCGATTACCTGGTTGTGAAAAATATTCCGTTCCGGCAGGCCCATGCCATTGTCGGCCGGACCGTTGCCTATTGCGTCAAGCAGAAGAAGGAACTGATCGATCTGTCCCTGGATGAGCTGCAACAGTTCTCCGAGGTGATTGAAGAGGATGTTTTTCATGTTCTGTCGGTGAAGGGTTCTGTCGACAGCCGCCGCTCCATGGGCGGCACCTCCATCAGCCGGGTGCGCGAGGCCCTGGCCCTGGCGGAAAAAGAACTGGGGATTGATGCATGA
- a CDS encoding lipopolysaccharide transport periplasmic protein LptA → MHKIFLLFTAALFLLPPSIVTGADNLDSKAPIHVEADRMVSKQQENAIIFTGDVEAKQGDLIIYSDEMTVHHETQSGDGKTGKEKTGSQQIKKLFAKGNVKIVQEGLVATGDQMEFFAEERKVLLTGNTKVWQDNNLVTGEKILLDLNTETTVIEPAKEGGGRVKAFFYPDEKK, encoded by the coding sequence ATGCACAAAATATTCCTTCTTTTCACCGCCGCCCTTTTCCTGCTGCCTCCGTCAATCGTCACCGGCGCGGACAACCTGGACTCCAAGGCCCCGATTCATGTCGAGGCGGACCGCATGGTTTCCAAACAGCAGGAAAACGCCATCATCTTCACCGGCGACGTGGAGGCTAAACAGGGCGACCTGATCATCTATTCCGATGAAATGACCGTCCACCATGAGACCCAGTCCGGCGACGGCAAAACCGGTAAAGAAAAGACCGGCTCCCAGCAAATCAAAAAGCTCTTTGCCAAGGGCAATGTCAAAATTGTCCAGGAAGGCCTGGTGGCCACCGGCGACCAGATGGAATTCTTTGCCGAGGAACGCAAGGTGCTGTTGACCGGCAACACCAAAGTCTGGCAGGACAACAACCTGGTCACCGGCGAGAAAATTCTTCTTGATCTCAATACGGAGACAACGGTTATTGAACCGGCCAAAGAAGGCGGCGGCCGGGTGAAGGCGTTTTTTTACCCGGATGAAAAGAAGTGA
- a CDS encoding acetylglutamate kinase, translating to MEKGIEKAEILIESLPYIKEFYGKTIVIKYGGHAMVDEELKKNFALDIILMKYIGINPVVVHGGGPQINMFLKKMNIQSSYVQGMRVTDGETMDVVEMVLVGKVNKEIVGLINFHGGKAIGLSGRDGDLVKAKKMTIMKSQAENAPPELIDLGRVGAVTQVNPEVLIALDREDFIPVIAPVGVGEDGCSYNINADLVAGAVASRLRAEKLILLTDVEGVLDEEGKLVASMSSGEADQMISSGVAAGGMIPKIKCCQDALANGVGKAHIIDGRLKHAILLEMFTREGIGTEIVR from the coding sequence ATGGAAAAAGGAATAGAAAAAGCGGAAATTCTTATCGAGTCACTTCCTTATATCAAGGAATTTTATGGAAAGACCATTGTCATCAAGTATGGCGGCCATGCCATGGTGGATGAGGAGCTGAAAAAGAATTTCGCCCTTGACATTATTTTGATGAAATATATCGGTATCAACCCGGTGGTGGTGCACGGCGGCGGGCCGCAGATCAACATGTTTCTCAAGAAGATGAATATCCAGTCGAGCTACGTTCAGGGCATGCGGGTCACCGACGGCGAGACCATGGATGTGGTGGAGATGGTGCTGGTGGGCAAGGTCAACAAGGAGATCGTCGGTCTTATCAATTTTCACGGGGGCAAGGCCATCGGCCTGTCCGGCCGTGACGGCGATCTGGTCAAGGCGAAAAAGATGACCATCATGAAAAGCCAGGCGGAAAATGCCCCGCCGGAACTGATCGATCTCGGCCGGGTGGGGGCCGTCACCCAGGTCAATCCCGAGGTGTTGATCGCCCTTGACCGGGAGGATTTTATTCCGGTTATTGCTCCGGTCGGCGTGGGCGAGGACGGCTGTTCCTATAATATCAACGCCGACCTGGTGGCCGGCGCGGTGGCCTCCCGGCTGCGGGCGGAAAAGCTCATCCTGCTCACCGATGTCGAGGGCGTGCTGGATGAGGAGGGCAAGCTGGTTGCCTCGATGAGCAGCGGCGAGGCGGATCAGATGATCTCCTCCGGAGTGGCGGCGGGCGGCATGATTCCCAAAATCAAATGCTGTCAGGATGCCCTGGCCAACGGCGTGGGCAAGGCCCATATCATTGACGGCCGCCTGAAACACGCAATTTTGCTTGAGATGTTCACCCGCGAGGGAATCGGTACCGAGATCGTACGCTAG
- a CDS encoding diaminopimelate decarboxylase, with protein sequence MNHFHYRDNALFCEEVAVADIAARVGTPFYLYSAETLTRHFNAFDGAFSVPHITCFAVKSCSNIAILNLFAKLGGGADIVSGGELFRALKAGIDPGRIVYSGVGKTEEEMRLALSSGILMLNVESHQELEALQQVAASMGVTAQVSFRVNPDVDPKTHAYISTGLAKNKFGIPINDALDSYLAAREMANIRIVGVSCHIGSQLTDVSPFVESLVKVRGFVGRLREAGIGISYLDLGGGVGIRYNEEAPPLPAAYAEALEREMGGLDCTLILEPGRVLVGNAGILVTKVLYTKQGGKKFVIVDAGMNDLARPSLYDAYHAIQPVVRRGEAKEVVDVVGPICETGDFLARGKAIAVAESGDLLAVMSAGAYGFSMSSNYNSRPRVAEVLVKGDTFHVIRKRESYESLIEGETIPA encoded by the coding sequence ATGAACCATTTTCATTACAGAGACAATGCCCTTTTTTGTGAAGAGGTGGCAGTGGCGGATATTGCCGCCCGGGTGGGAACACCGTTTTACCTCTACAGCGCGGAAACCCTGACCCGCCATTTCAATGCCTTTGACGGCGCCTTTTCCGTGCCGCACATTACCTGTTTCGCCGTCAAGTCGTGCTCCAATATCGCGATCCTCAACCTTTTTGCAAAGCTTGGCGGCGGCGCTGATATCGTCTCGGGCGGCGAGCTTTTCCGGGCGCTCAAGGCCGGAATCGATCCCGGCAGGATCGTCTACTCCGGGGTGGGAAAAACCGAAGAAGAAATGCGTCTTGCCCTCAGCTCCGGCATTCTCATGCTCAATGTCGAGTCCCATCAGGAACTTGAGGCACTGCAGCAGGTGGCGGCATCCATGGGGGTAACGGCCCAGGTTTCCTTCCGGGTCAATCCGGATGTCGATCCCAAAACCCATGCCTACATCTCCACCGGCCTGGCCAAAAACAAGTTCGGCATTCCCATTAACGATGCCCTGGACTCCTATCTGGCGGCGCGGGAGATGGCCAATATCCGTATTGTCGGCGTCAGCTGCCACATCGGCTCGCAGCTCACCGATGTTTCCCCCTTTGTCGAGTCGCTGGTCAAGGTGAGAGGTTTTGTCGGACGGCTGCGGGAAGCGGGCATCGGCATATCGTATCTGGACCTCGGCGGCGGGGTGGGAATCCGTTACAATGAAGAGGCCCCTCCTTTGCCCGCTGCCTATGCCGAAGCACTGGAGCGGGAGATGGGGGGGCTGGACTGTACCCTGATTCTCGAGCCGGGCCGGGTTCTGGTCGGGAATGCCGGCATTCTGGTGACCAAGGTGCTGTATACCAAGCAAGGCGGCAAAAAATTCGTCATTGTCGATGCCGGCATGAATGATCTGGCCCGCCCCAGTCTCTATGACGCCTACCACGCCATCCAGCCGGTAGTGCGGCGGGGAGAGGCAAAGGAAGTTGTCGATGTGGTGGGTCCCATTTGTGAAACCGGTGATTTTCTGGCCCGCGGCAAAGCAATTGCCGTTGCCGAAAGCGGCGACCTCTTGGCGGTGATGAGCGCCGGGGCTTACGGCTTTTCCATGTCTTCCAATTACAACTCCAGGCCGCGGGTAGCGGAGGTGCTGGTCAAAGGCGACACCTTCCACGTTATCCGCAAGCGGGAGAGTTACGAATCCCTTATTGAGGGCGAGACGATTCCCGCCTGA
- a CDS encoding argininosuccinate synthase, which translates to MAGEVKKIVLAYSGGLDTSVILKWLKEEYQCPVVAYAADIGQEEDWDKVRAKGLATGAEKVIVSDLKEEFVRDYVFPAFRANAIYEGSYLLGTSLARPVIAKEQVRIALEEGADAVSHGATGKGNDQVRFEMAYLGLAPKLSIIAPWRIWKLNSRTKLMAYAEKHGIPIPVTKEKPYSSDENLLHISFEGGILEDPWNEPEESMFKLTRSLDKAPEKPTYIELAFAGGNPVAINGETLAPAAMLARLNELGGMNGIGRLDMVENRFVGMKSRGVYETPGGTILRIAHRDLETITLDREVMKIRDSLVPRYSELIYNGFWFSPEMKLLQKTMDATQETVNGVVRLKLYKGNCMPVGRKSDQSLYQASFATFEEDEVYTQSDAGGFIRLNALRMTMQALRKI; encoded by the coding sequence ATGGCAGGTGAGGTTAAAAAAATAGTGCTGGCCTACTCCGGTGGTCTTGACACCTCGGTAATCCTCAAATGGCTGAAGGAGGAGTATCAGTGTCCGGTGGTGGCCTATGCCGCTGACATCGGTCAGGAAGAAGACTGGGACAAGGTGCGGGCCAAGGGGTTGGCAACCGGCGCGGAAAAGGTGATTGTTTCCGACCTGAAGGAAGAATTTGTCCGGGATTATGTCTTTCCCGCCTTCCGGGCCAATGCCATTTACGAGGGCTCCTATCTGCTTGGCACCTCGCTGGCGCGGCCGGTGATCGCGAAAGAACAGGTGCGGATTGCCCTGGAAGAGGGCGCCGATGCGGTGAGCCATGGCGCCACCGGCAAGGGCAACGATCAGGTTCGTTTTGAAATGGCCTATCTGGGGCTGGCTCCGAAACTCTCCATCATTGCCCCCTGGCGCATCTGGAAGCTCAATTCCCGCACCAAGCTCATGGCCTACGCGGAAAAACACGGCATTCCCATCCCGGTGACCAAGGAAAAACCATACAGTTCCGACGAAAACCTCCTGCATATCAGCTTTGAGGGCGGCATTCTCGAGGATCCCTGGAACGAGCCGGAAGAGTCCATGTTCAAACTGACCCGTTCACTCGACAAGGCGCCGGAAAAACCGACCTATATCGAACTTGCCTTTGCCGGCGGCAATCCGGTGGCAATCAACGGTGAGACGCTGGCCCCTGCCGCCATGCTTGCTCGGCTGAATGAACTGGGCGGCATGAACGGCATCGGCCGTCTGGATATGGTGGAAAACCGTTTTGTCGGCATGAAATCGCGCGGTGTTTATGAAACACCGGGCGGCACCATCCTGCGTATCGCCCACCGCGATCTGGAAACCATCACCCTTGACCGGGAAGTGATGAAAATCCGCGACAGTCTGGTGCCGCGCTATTCCGAGCTGATTTACAACGGCTTTTGGTTCTCGCCGGAGATGAAGCTGCTGCAGAAGACCATGGACGCCACCCAGGAAACGGTAAACGGCGTGGTGCGCCTGAAACTCTACAAGGGCAATTGCATGCCGGTGGGACGGAAATCAGACCAGTCTCTTTACCAGGCGAGTTTCGCCACCTTTGAAGAGGATGAGGTGTATACCCAGTCCGACGCCGGTGGCTTCATCCGCCTCAATGCCTTGCGCATGACCATGCAGGCTTTACGAAAAATCTGA
- a CDS encoding diaminopimelate epimerase: MNFPIEFTKMSGTGNDFIVIDHRKPFLTKEAMGIFAKAVCRHKFSVGADGLILIENSDQADFRWHFYNADGSEAEMCGNGARCAARFAHGKGIAPEKMRFLTIAGEIRAEVTGSSVKLEMTPPTNLALDQRVELDGMARTVHFLNTGVPHAVCFVDANQDTPVKNWGAAIRFHELFQPAGTNANFVEVLGPDRLHVRTYERGVEDETMACGTGAVASAIIAGLLGKVTAPVTVTTSGGEKLIIHFVLVDGGGFSGVCLEGPAHFIYDGLLHAEAIA; encoded by the coding sequence ATGAATTTCCCAATTGAATTTACCAAGATGAGCGGCACGGGCAATGACTTTATCGTCATTGATCACCGAAAACCCTTCCTTACCAAAGAGGCCATGGGGATTTTTGCCAAGGCGGTGTGCCGTCATAAATTTTCCGTGGGCGCTGACGGGCTGATCCTTATAGAAAATTCCGATCAGGCCGATTTCCGCTGGCATTTTTATAATGCCGACGGCAGCGAGGCGGAGATGTGCGGCAACGGCGCCCGCTGCGCCGCCCGCTTTGCCCACGGCAAAGGCATTGCGCCGGAAAAGATGCGTTTTCTCACCATTGCCGGCGAGATCCGGGCCGAGGTGACGGGCAGCAGCGTCAAACTGGAAATGACACCGCCGACAAATCTTGCCCTGGATCAGCGGGTGGAACTGGACGGCATGGCCCGCACGGTGCATTTTCTCAATACCGGCGTTCCCCATGCCGTCTGTTTTGTTGACGCCAATCAGGACACACCGGTAAAAAACTGGGGCGCAGCCATTCGATTTCATGAACTTTTCCAGCCCGCCGGCACCAATGCCAATTTCGTCGAGGTGCTGGGACCGGACCGGCTCCATGTGCGGACCTATGAACGAGGGGTTGAGGATGAAACCATGGCCTGCGGCACCGGGGCGGTGGCATCGGCCATCATCGCCGGGCTCCTCGGAAAGGTCACGGCGCCGGTCACGGTGACCACTTCCGGCGGCGAAAAACTGATCATTCACTTTGTGCTTGTGGATGGAGGCGGCTTTTCCGGGGTCTGTCTGGAAGGGCCGGCCCATTTCATATATGACGGCCTGCTGCATGCCGAGGCAATTGCATAA
- a CDS encoding aspartate aminotransferase family protein translates to MKSIMEKSDSLFMNTYGRFPAVMVEGRGYLLKDESGREYLDFLSGIAVCGLGHCHPDVTAAIVAQAGKLVHVSNLFYTAPQTELAELLVANSFADRIFLANSGAEVNEAAIKLARKHGGPGRYEIISLQGSFHGRTLATVAATGQEKFHKGFEPLPEGFVHAPFGDLAALEKMISPKTCGILCEPLQGEGGVRPLPKEYLRGIRTLCDKHNLVLLFDEVQVGMGRTGTLFAYEQFGVEPDIMTLAKALGNGLPIGAMLAREEVAASFSPGDHASTFGGNPVACAAAVAVLKIMLAEGFLAAVGKKGEYLQGRLRTLVDEFPGLASEVRGLGLIQGLVLTEKGASLGAEIVKRLFDKGVLANFAGGVALRFIPPLIVDEAGVESMVSRLREVLAGF, encoded by the coding sequence ATGAAAAGTATTATGGAAAAAAGCGACAGCCTTTTTATGAATACCTACGGGCGCTTTCCCGCTGTGATGGTGGAAGGCAGGGGGTACCTGCTGAAAGACGAAAGCGGCAGGGAGTATCTGGATTTTTTGTCCGGCATCGCGGTGTGCGGTCTGGGCCATTGCCACCCTGACGTGACGGCGGCCATTGTTGCCCAGGCCGGAAAACTGGTGCATGTCTCCAACCTCTTTTATACCGCGCCGCAGACGGAACTGGCCGAACTGCTGGTGGCAAACAGCTTTGCCGACCGGATTTTCCTGGCCAACAGCGGGGCCGAGGTGAATGAGGCGGCGATCAAGCTGGCGCGAAAGCATGGCGGCCCCGGTCGTTATGAGATCATTTCGCTGCAGGGCTCCTTTCACGGCCGGACCCTGGCCACGGTTGCCGCCACCGGTCAGGAAAAATTTCACAAGGGTTTCGAGCCGCTGCCCGAGGGATTTGTCCATGCCCCCTTTGGGGATCTCGCTGCCCTGGAGAAGATGATTTCTCCCAAAACCTGCGGCATCCTCTGTGAACCGCTGCAGGGAGAGGGCGGGGTGCGACCGCTGCCGAAAGAATATCTGCGGGGCATCAGAACGCTGTGCGACAAGCACAACCTTGTCCTTCTGTTTGATGAAGTGCAGGTGGGCATGGGCAGAACCGGCACTCTTTTTGCCTATGAACAGTTCGGCGTTGAGCCGGACATCATGACCCTGGCCAAGGCCCTGGGCAACGGACTGCCCATCGGCGCCATGCTGGCCCGGGAAGAGGTGGCCGCCTCATTTTCGCCCGGCGACCATGCCTCCACTTTCGGCGGCAATCCCGTGGCCTGCGCGGCGGCGGTGGCGGTGCTGAAAATTATGCTGGCTGAGGGGTTTCTCGCCGCTGTCGGGAAAAAGGGCGAATACCTGCAAGGCCGCCTGCGGACATTGGTTGATGAGTTTCCCGGGCTGGCGAGCGAGGTGCGGGGACTTGGCCTGATTCAGGGCCTGGTGCTGACCGAAAAGGGCGCATCGCTGGGGGCTGAAATAGTGAAAAGGCTGTTTGATAAGGGTGTGCTGGCCAATTTTGCCGGTGGAGTTGCCCTGCGTTTTATTCCGCCGCTGATTGTCGATGAGGCTGGGGTGGAGAGCATGGTCAGTCGGCTGCGGGAAGTTCTGGCCGGCTTCTGA